One region of Terricaulis silvestris genomic DNA includes:
- a CDS encoding cytochrome P450 — protein MKDIRSAIPQPLPEGLELSELDPIYREQPHARLDRLRCEAPRYQDPASETGRLFLTRHADVRAALIDRSLTRDTKKTYSRGAEAVPDTLLDKDGEELALGRMLVARAFDTRGVESRRGLITQIIDDALDGLGARFDAMRDFAAPIPIRVMTAIFGLPQDNLAQLRDWAEDAAVLGMHPNRTTEQNIRLMTSAAGLRKLVFDTIAARRAEPRDDLLSTLVLAEANGRRLDDSEVAPLCIFGMIAGSLTTTDLIGNTIVLLLQNPDQRALLEGNPRLVACAVEESLRLEPPVSAVARHVVEDGEVMGCPMRAGGTVKASLLAANHDPDLCEEPHAFRIDRLVVPKHFAFGGGAHGCLGAGLARLEAQLAVERLLARFPGLSLVPTDMPRKKTTYGFRGYARIPLSR, from the coding sequence ATGAAGGATATTCGGAGCGCCATTCCGCAGCCCTTGCCCGAGGGCCTCGAACTCAGCGAACTCGATCCGATCTATCGCGAGCAGCCGCACGCGCGGCTGGACCGTCTGCGCTGCGAAGCGCCGCGCTACCAAGATCCCGCGTCCGAGACTGGGCGGCTTTTTCTGACCCGCCACGCCGACGTGCGCGCGGCACTAATCGATCGATCGCTGACGCGGGACACCAAGAAGACCTACTCGCGCGGCGCCGAGGCCGTGCCCGACACGCTGCTCGACAAGGATGGCGAGGAGTTAGCGCTTGGCCGCATGCTGGTGGCGCGAGCGTTCGATACGCGCGGCGTGGAGAGCCGCCGCGGCCTGATCACGCAAATCATCGACGATGCGCTCGACGGTCTTGGCGCGCGCTTTGACGCGATGCGCGATTTCGCGGCGCCTATTCCGATCCGCGTCATGACTGCGATCTTCGGCCTCCCACAAGACAATCTGGCACAGCTGCGCGATTGGGCAGAAGACGCCGCGGTGCTGGGCATGCATCCCAATCGCACCACCGAGCAGAACATCCGCCTAATGACCTCGGCGGCAGGCCTGCGGAAGCTGGTGTTCGACACCATCGCCGCGCGACGCGCCGAGCCACGGGACGATCTGCTCTCTACCCTCGTCCTCGCCGAAGCGAACGGCCGCCGCCTCGACGATTCCGAGGTCGCGCCGCTTTGCATCTTCGGCATGATCGCCGGCAGCCTGACCACGACGGACCTGATCGGCAACACCATCGTCTTGCTGCTGCAGAACCCCGATCAGCGCGCATTGCTCGAAGGCAATCCGAGGCTGGTAGCCTGCGCGGTAGAAGAGTCGCTGCGCCTTGAACCACCAGTCAGCGCCGTCGCGCGCCACGTGGTCGAGGACGGAGAGGTCATGGGGTGCCCGATGCGCGCAGGCGGTACCGTGAAGGCCTCGCTGTTGGCGGCCAATCACGACCCCGACCTGTGCGAAGAACCACACGCCTTCCGCATCGACCGGCTCGTTGTCCCCAAGCATTTCGCCTTTGGCGGCGGCGCGCACGGTTGCCTCGGCGCGGGCTTGGCCCGGCTGGAAGCGCAACTCGCGGTCGAGCGCCTGCTCGCACGCTTCCCGGGACTCAGCCTCGTTCCCACCGACATGCCGCGAAAAAAGACCACCTACGGCTTCCGCGGCTATGCCCGCATACCTCTCAGCCGCTGA
- a CDS encoding DUF1476 domain-containing protein encodes MSQFDDRKRGEEMKYQLDQELEFKAQARRAKIVGRWAAGLMGLTDEAAEDYAKSVVIADLEEAGVEDLFRKIRGDLDLHAVQLSDHQIRAKMEEALGEARASVKAGT; translated from the coding sequence ATGAGCCAATTCGACGATCGCAAGCGCGGCGAGGAAATGAAATACCAGCTCGATCAAGAGCTTGAGTTCAAGGCCCAGGCGCGCCGCGCCAAGATCGTTGGGCGTTGGGCGGCGGGGCTCATGGGCCTCACCGACGAGGCCGCCGAGGACTACGCCAAGTCGGTTGTCATCGCCGACCTGGAGGAGGCCGGCGTCGAAGACCTGTTCCGTAAGATCCGAGGCGATCTCGACCTGCACGCGGTCCAGCTCTCCGACCACCAAATCCGCGCCAAGATGGAAGAAGCGCTGGGCGAAGCCCGCGCCTCGGTGAAGGCCGGGACTTAA
- a CDS encoding PstS family phosphate ABC transporter substrate-binding protein yields the protein MTRGLSIRAAVVVVAIAALAACGGEGQQQAGGGAGSEQIAIDGSSTVFPLAEAAAEGFGQSQRGGARVTVGESGTGGGFGKFCRGETQISNASRPISAEEMAICAGANIQYVEIPIAFDGISVVVHPSNPVSGVTMAELRRVWEPSAERTVTTWRQVNRSWANAPLQLFGPGTASGTFDFFTEAVNGDGGASRTDYTPSEDDNVIVQGVAGNAGGMGYFGYAYYEQNRERLKVLAIDGVTPSPETIASGSYALSRPMFIYVNAEALRRPQVRRFVDYFVQNAATLAPRVGYVALPADAYTAIGERVGNSQTGTAFGGHNEVGLSITELMARPLSSEAALVPQ from the coding sequence ATGACGCGTGGACTTTCAATACGTGCGGCGGTGGTCGTCGTTGCAATTGCCGCGCTCGCGGCGTGCGGCGGCGAGGGCCAACAGCAAGCCGGCGGCGGCGCGGGCTCCGAACAGATCGCTATCGACGGGTCGTCCACGGTGTTTCCGCTGGCCGAAGCGGCGGCGGAAGGCTTTGGACAAAGCCAGCGTGGCGGCGCGCGCGTCACTGTCGGCGAAAGCGGCACCGGTGGCGGCTTCGGTAAGTTTTGTCGCGGTGAGACGCAAATCTCCAACGCGTCGCGTCCGATCTCAGCGGAGGAGATGGCCATTTGCGCCGGCGCGAATATTCAGTACGTCGAAATCCCGATCGCGTTCGACGGCATCAGCGTCGTCGTGCATCCGTCGAACCCGGTCTCCGGCGTGACGATGGCCGAGCTCCGCCGCGTCTGGGAGCCGAGCGCTGAACGCACGGTGACGACCTGGCGGCAAGTCAACCGCAGCTGGGCGAACGCCCCGTTGCAATTGTTTGGCCCGGGCACGGCGTCGGGCACGTTCGACTTCTTCACCGAAGCCGTGAACGGCGACGGCGGCGCTTCGCGCACAGATTATACGCCGAGCGAGGACGATAACGTCATCGTGCAGGGCGTGGCGGGCAATGCCGGCGGCATGGGCTATTTCGGCTATGCTTACTACGAGCAGAACCGCGAGCGGCTTAAAGTGCTGGCTATTGATGGCGTGACGCCGTCGCCGGAAACGATTGCGTCGGGCTCCTACGCGCTCTCGCGGCCGATGTTCATCTACGTCAACGCCGAAGCGCTCCGGCGCCCGCAAGTTCGCCGCTTTGTCGATTACTTCGTGCAGAACGCGGCCACGCTGGCGCCGCGCGTTGGCTACGTGGCGCTGCCGGCGGATGCTTACACCGCGATTGGCGAACGCGTCGGAAATTCACAAACCGGCACGGCGTTTGGCGGTCACAACGAAGTGGGCTTGTCGATCACCGAACTGATGGCGCGGCCGTTGAGCAGTGAAGCGGCGCTCGTGCCGCAATAA
- the purQ gene encoding phosphoribosylformylglycinamidine synthase subunit PurQ: MKSAVIVFPGSNCDRDAARALTRITGTPAKMVWHKDTDLPEGTDLVVLPGGFSYGDYLRSGAMAAKSPVVKAVIAHAERGGLVLGICNGFQVLTETRLLPGALARNAGLKFSCKEVPLAITNVNTAFTRAYRETRETEIPIAHGDGRFIADADTLDRIEGEGQVIFRYLANPNGSDRDIAGVMNARGNVMGMMPHPERASDPVLGRTGGTAVFQSLLEAA, encoded by the coding sequence ATGAAATCCGCCGTGATCGTCTTTCCGGGGTCAAACTGTGACCGTGATGCCGCCCGCGCGCTGACGCGCATTACCGGCACGCCTGCGAAGATGGTTTGGCATAAAGATACCGATCTACCCGAAGGCACCGATCTGGTGGTGCTGCCAGGCGGTTTTTCTTACGGCGATTACCTTCGCTCCGGCGCTATGGCCGCGAAGAGCCCGGTGGTGAAGGCAGTCATTGCGCATGCGGAACGCGGCGGACTGGTGCTCGGCATCTGCAATGGCTTCCAGGTGCTTACCGAAACGCGGCTCCTGCCCGGCGCGCTGGCGCGCAACGCGGGCCTGAAGTTCAGCTGCAAGGAAGTGCCGCTGGCTATCACCAATGTGAACACCGCTTTTACCCGGGCTTATCGCGAGACGCGCGAAACCGAAATCCCAATCGCGCACGGCGACGGCCGTTTCATCGCCGACGCGGACACGCTCGATCGCATCGAGGGCGAAGGCCAAGTGATCTTCCGCTATCTCGCCAACCCCAACGGCTCCGACCGCGACATCGCCGGCGTCATGAACGCGCGTGGCAACGTGATGGGGATGATGCCGCACCCCGAACGCGCGTCCGATCCGGTGCTAGGCCGCACTGGCGGTACGGCGGTGTTCCAGAGCTTGCTCGAGGCCGCATGA
- the purC gene encoding phosphoribosylaminoimidazolesuccinocarboxamide synthase has protein sequence MSRRKKIYEGKAKILFEGPEPGTIIQYFKDDTTAFNAQKKAILEGKGVINNQISGFIMQNLNAIGVPTHYIKTMNMREQLVREVEIIPLEVVCRNIAAGSLSTRLGIEEGTPLPRSIIEFYYKKDELNDPMVAEEHITAFNWASTQEIDDLMALTLRVNDYLFGMFGAVGIKLVDFKLEFGRLYEGDMVRTVIADEISPDSARLWDVQTNEKMDKDRFRRDLGNVTEAYVEVARRLGIVKQNVAAGGGGDIVH, from the coding sequence ATGTCGCGTCGCAAGAAGATCTACGAAGGTAAGGCCAAGATCCTGTTCGAAGGTCCCGAGCCCGGCACCATCATCCAATACTTCAAAGACGACACGACCGCTTTCAACGCGCAGAAGAAGGCGATCCTCGAAGGCAAGGGCGTGATCAACAATCAGATCTCCGGGTTCATCATGCAGAACCTGAACGCGATCGGCGTACCCACTCATTACATCAAGACCATGAACATGCGCGAACAGCTCGTGCGTGAAGTCGAGATCATCCCGCTCGAAGTGGTGTGCCGTAACATCGCCGCCGGCTCGCTGTCGACGCGCCTCGGCATCGAGGAAGGCACGCCGTTGCCGCGCTCGATCATCGAGTTCTATTACAAGAAGGATGAGCTCAACGACCCGATGGTCGCTGAAGAGCACATCACCGCGTTCAACTGGGCGTCGACGCAAGAGATCGACGATCTCATGGCGCTGACGCTGCGCGTGAATGATTATCTGTTCGGCATGTTCGGCGCCGTCGGCATTAAGCTCGTCGACTTCAAGCTCGAGTTCGGCCGCCTCTACGAGGGCGACATGGTCCGCACCGTGATCGCCGACGAGATCAGCCCGGACAGCGCGCGGCTGTGGGATGTCCAGACCAACGAGAAGATGGACAAGGACCGCTTCCGTCGCGACCTCGGCAACGTCACCGAGGCTTATGTCGAAGTCGCGCGGCGGCTTGGCATCGTCAAGCAGAACGTCGCCGCCGGCGGTGGCGGCGACATAGTGCATTGA
- a CDS encoding alpha/beta hydrolase yields the protein MLRTLIAALSLACLAAPASAQEWSPTEQIAAETLYQMLPGPNEGETREVFFWRPPNASDGPLPVLYMADGFAGLEVAVSRIRPAIIEGRARPIVVVAMAANPEYRRVEYALGRRDSPIWEAHFAWFTNTVLPWAEIHAGASTERSQRGVGGMSNGADFAIAAASRRPDLFSAVLAHSPVNDLRSWFRSEPDTRWVLTAGQSERAGAVALLSSRIAIAIGDRPLRQCIGLWHHDMSGWRNVSPGSVAWLFDLADPHAVEIPQERESCRVRNDG from the coding sequence ATGCTTCGAACCCTGATCGCCGCCCTCTCGCTCGCCTGCCTTGCCGCACCCGCATCGGCGCAGGAGTGGTCGCCTACGGAGCAAATCGCGGCCGAGACGTTGTACCAGATGCTTCCTGGCCCCAACGAAGGCGAGACGCGGGAAGTCTTTTTCTGGCGCCCGCCGAACGCGTCGGATGGGCCGTTGCCGGTGCTTTACATGGCGGACGGTTTTGCCGGCCTGGAGGTCGCTGTTTCTCGTATCCGCCCCGCAATCATTGAAGGGCGTGCGCGCCCGATCGTCGTGGTCGCGATGGCGGCGAATCCGGAATACCGCCGCGTTGAATATGCGCTGGGGCGGCGCGACAGCCCGATTTGGGAAGCGCACTTCGCGTGGTTCACCAACACCGTGCTGCCCTGGGCGGAGATTCACGCTGGGGCCTCAACCGAGCGTTCTCAACGCGGCGTCGGCGGCATGTCGAACGGCGCCGACTTCGCCATCGCTGCTGCGTCGCGCCGGCCGGATCTCTTTAGCGCTGTGCTGGCGCATTCGCCGGTCAACGACTTGCGCAGCTGGTTCAGGTCGGAGCCGGACACGCGGTGGGTGCTGACGGCCGGGCAAAGCGAACGTGCAGGCGCCGTTGCGCTGCTCAGCTCACGCATCGCCATCGCGATCGGCGACCGGCCCCTCCGTCAATGCATCGGCCTGTGGCACCACGACATGAGCGGATGGCGCAACGTCTCTCCTGGATCGGTCGCGTGGCTGTTCGATCTTGCCGATCCTCACGCCGTCGAAATCCCGCAAGAGCGCGAAAGCTGCCGCGTGCGCAACGACGGCTGA
- the purS gene encoding phosphoribosylformylglycinamidine synthase subunit PurS, producing the protein MKAIVTVGLKPGVLDVQGKAVAGALKELGFGAVHDARVGKQIEIQLDGDLDPETAEAQVREMCEKLLANTVIESYRVEISR; encoded by the coding sequence ATGAAAGCGATCGTGACTGTCGGCCTGAAGCCGGGCGTCCTTGACGTGCAAGGCAAGGCCGTAGCCGGCGCTTTGAAAGAGCTTGGCTTCGGTGCGGTCCACGACGCGCGCGTCGGCAAGCAGATCGAAATCCAGCTCGACGGCGATCTCGATCCGGAAACCGCTGAAGCGCAGGTCCGCGAGATGTGCGAAAAGCTGCTCGCCAACACCGTGATCGAAAGCTACCGCGTCGAGATTTCGCGCTAG
- a CDS encoding AAA family ATPase produces MIDAASRQRARTRARRARSGAGVSPYAPSETPFPANALDIEGEAEFVPERSSAPVLSLVSTPPLERAADFDAEEETEFVLQTPALGDEPAPNVLVLGDSGEDELPPFDPPDVEDLLGVAEPELEDDAPFDPPETLEEFVRAASVASAPLVDDEAQRPANENTAPRPLSRRPAEDQRPHAPTPPISVHISWDRGHSGELAGALASDRRMARADISHERGGLDGAIVRFAAQQSPDLLIIDTTLSGLAMFRALERLTGLLDAKTKLVIIGAVNDVGLFRELAARGVSEYVLTPASPEQLVDVACRLFAETDSSHVIAVIGARGGVGASTIARNLAWSIAEEHEIAAALVDLDWSFGTAAFEAQIETPRSIADALAQPDDEGAPDRVAVQCGERLRILSAPASLQKEDHLDPEHVETLIRRVRRLSSFVVLDLPHTWAPWVKQALVAADDIVMVASPDLASLRNAEAILRAVKSERAGRAEPIVALSMVGVPKRPEITLKDFAEALNIAPVESLAFDPALFGAAVIKGQMLAEVAPRSKGAVSIAKLASLITGREPVQRARIAKPPSIPQEEPPISTDGIASEGSEEIAAEQAPLELVEPAPPIADYIVKARQAAEAELITPTRRREDPEEEFRFPIGLVKVAACVGALGFGAFWYAQSEGEVVATIEPASAAAVILPAPQSANDLPLRYETALQLIDQGDQAEGIALLQEAADENFAPAQHRLAQMYAAGEGVAADPALARQWTERAAAAGNVRAMHDLGVYFARAERAPADEAAAFRWFRQAAELNLADSQFNLGILYQQGRGVNASAEEALFWFMLAARQGDEGAAERAAQLEAQLPAAQVEQALARAQAFSPREVNARANVAPDVVEAATEAPAGEATPG; encoded by the coding sequence GTGATCGACGCTGCAAGCAGACAAAGAGCGCGTACGCGCGCCAGGCGCGCGCGGTCGGGTGCGGGCGTATCGCCTTACGCGCCGAGCGAAACGCCGTTTCCGGCGAACGCGTTGGACATCGAGGGCGAGGCGGAGTTCGTTCCGGAGCGATCGAGCGCGCCGGTTCTCTCGCTGGTCTCGACGCCCCCACTCGAACGCGCCGCTGATTTCGACGCGGAGGAAGAGACGGAGTTTGTTCTCCAGACTCCTGCGCTCGGCGATGAGCCGGCGCCCAACGTGCTCGTCCTTGGGGACAGCGGCGAGGACGAGTTGCCGCCGTTCGATCCGCCGGACGTTGAAGACCTTCTCGGCGTCGCCGAGCCCGAACTAGAGGACGACGCGCCGTTCGATCCGCCGGAAACGCTGGAAGAGTTCGTGCGGGCCGCCAGCGTCGCGTCGGCGCCGCTTGTGGACGACGAAGCGCAGCGACCGGCGAATGAAAATACCGCGCCGCGCCCGCTATCGCGTAGGCCGGCTGAGGATCAGCGTCCGCACGCGCCGACGCCGCCGATCTCCGTCCACATCAGTTGGGATCGCGGCCATTCGGGCGAACTCGCGGGCGCGCTTGCGTCGGATCGCCGAATGGCGCGCGCCGACATTAGTCACGAACGCGGCGGCCTCGACGGCGCCATCGTGCGCTTCGCCGCTCAACAAAGTCCGGATCTGCTCATCATCGACACCACGCTAAGCGGGCTGGCGATGTTCAGAGCGTTGGAGCGCCTCACCGGCCTGCTCGACGCCAAGACCAAGCTTGTCATCATTGGTGCGGTCAACGATGTCGGACTCTTCCGCGAACTCGCGGCGCGCGGCGTCAGCGAATATGTGCTGACGCCGGCCTCGCCTGAGCAGCTTGTTGACGTGGCCTGCCGCCTGTTCGCGGAAACCGACAGTTCGCACGTGATCGCCGTGATCGGCGCCCGTGGCGGCGTCGGCGCTTCAACGATCGCCCGCAACCTCGCCTGGTCCATCGCCGAAGAGCATGAGATCGCGGCGGCCCTGGTGGATCTCGATTGGTCGTTCGGCACGGCGGCGTTCGAGGCGCAGATCGAAACGCCGCGATCCATTGCCGATGCGTTGGCTCAGCCCGATGACGAAGGCGCACCGGATCGCGTCGCGGTCCAGTGCGGCGAGCGGTTGCGCATCCTGAGCGCGCCGGCTTCGTTGCAGAAGGAAGATCACCTTGATCCAGAGCACGTCGAAACGTTGATCCGCCGCGTCCGGCGTTTGAGCTCCTTTGTCGTGTTGGACCTGCCCCACACATGGGCGCCATGGGTCAAGCAGGCGCTGGTCGCGGCCGATGACATCGTCATGGTGGCGTCGCCCGATCTCGCCAGTCTGCGCAATGCCGAAGCCATCCTGCGCGCCGTGAAGAGCGAACGCGCCGGCCGCGCCGAGCCGATCGTCGCACTGTCCATGGTTGGCGTGCCGAAGCGGCCGGAGATCACGCTCAAGGATTTCGCGGAAGCGTTAAACATCGCGCCGGTGGAATCATTGGCGTTCGATCCTGCACTCTTCGGCGCGGCGGTCATCAAGGGTCAGATGCTGGCCGAGGTGGCGCCGCGTTCGAAGGGCGCCGTCTCCATCGCCAAGCTCGCTTCGCTGATCACCGGCCGCGAACCTGTTCAACGCGCGCGCATCGCGAAGCCGCCAAGCATTCCGCAGGAAGAACCGCCCATCTCCACTGATGGCATCGCGAGCGAAGGTTCCGAAGAGATCGCCGCCGAACAAGCGCCACTAGAGCTTGTCGAGCCAGCGCCGCCCATCGCGGATTACATCGTCAAGGCGCGCCAGGCCGCCGAGGCAGAACTCATCACGCCGACCCGCAGGCGCGAGGACCCCGAAGAAGAGTTTCGCTTTCCGATCGGGCTCGTGAAGGTCGCGGCGTGTGTCGGGGCGCTTGGCTTCGGCGCCTTCTGGTATGCGCAGAGTGAGGGAGAGGTTGTCGCCACGATTGAACCCGCATCGGCGGCGGCGGTGATCTTGCCTGCGCCACAGTCGGCCAACGATCTGCCGCTGCGCTATGAAACCGCGCTGCAGCTGATCGATCAGGGTGATCAGGCGGAAGGCATCGCGCTGCTTCAGGAAGCAGCTGACGAGAACTTCGCGCCAGCGCAGCACCGGTTGGCGCAAATGTACGCAGCCGGCGAAGGCGTCGCCGCCGATCCGGCGCTCGCGCGGCAGTGGACTGAGCGCGCGGCTGCCGCCGGCAACGTCCGCGCCATGCACGACCTCGGTGTCTATTTTGCGCGCGCCGAGCGTGCCCCCGCCGATGAAGCCGCCGCGTTCCGCTGGTTCAGACAAGCGGCGGAGCTCAATCTCGCCGACAGCCAATTCAATCTCGGAATCCTCTACCAGCAAGGCCGAGGCGTGAACGCGAGCGCCGAAGAAGCGCTGTTCTGGTTCATGCTCGCCGCGCGCCAGGGTGACGAAGGCGCGGCCGAGCGCGCGGCGCAACTTGAGGCGCAACTGCCGGCAGCACAGGTTGAACAGGCGCTGGCGCGCGCTCAGGCGTTCTCGCCGCGTGAAGTCAATGCGCGCGCCAATGTCGCGCCGGATGTCGTTGAAGCGGCAACAGAGGCGCCTGCGGGTGAAGCCACGCCGGGCTGA
- a CDS encoding RDD family protein yields the protein MADVQKTAVQQAAEDMDTGGILVRRWLGCWIDLLALVALFFVPALAIGLIPNGSELPANTILIPALALSVLYFPVTEGFRGRSLGKLITGLKVVDKDGRTPGIGRAFVRTLTRLVEVNPVLAGGVPAGIVVLCTKRKQRLGDLLAGTYVMSADSLKQMADVDATLAAMRSARAQ from the coding sequence ATGGCGGACGTTCAGAAAACGGCGGTTCAACAAGCTGCTGAAGACATGGACACAGGCGGGATCTTGGTGCGCCGTTGGCTTGGCTGTTGGATCGATCTGCTTGCGCTGGTGGCGCTGTTCTTCGTGCCCGCCTTGGCGATCGGCCTGATCCCGAACGGCAGCGAGCTTCCCGCGAACACCATTCTCATTCCCGCGCTCGCACTCTCAGTGCTCTACTTTCCGGTCACCGAAGGCTTTCGGGGCCGCAGCCTCGGCAAGCTGATCACAGGGTTGAAGGTGGTCGATAAGGACGGCCGTACGCCAGGTATCGGTCGCGCTTTCGTGCGCACGCTGACGCGGCTCGTTGAAGTCAACCCGGTCTTGGCGGGCGGCGTGCCGGCGGGAATCGTCGTGCTCTGCACCAAGCGCAAGCAGCGCCTCGGCGATCTGCTCGCCGGCACCTATGTCATGAGCGCCGACAGCCTGAAGCAAATGGCCGATGTGGACGCGACCCTCGCGGCAATGCGAAGCGCGCGGGCGCAGTAG
- the purB gene encoding adenylosuccinate lyase — translation MIPRYARPDMVAIWEPESRYGIWLEIETLAMEAMAELGTIPKSAAVEYRAKGKFDVARIDEIEREVKHDVIAFLTSVAEHVGPESRFAHQGMTSSDVLDTCLAVQLARASDLLIAGCERVMASLKKRAIEHKMTPTIGRSHGIHAEPTTFGLKLAGHYAEFARNLERLHMARFEIATCAISGAVGTFAQIDPRVEAYVAEKLGLVPEPVSTQVIPRDRHAAFFAALGVVAAGIERLATEVRHLQRTEVLEAEEFFEPGQKGSSAMPHKRNPVLTENLCGLARLVRSAVTPAMENVALWHERDISHSSVERGIGPDATIHLDFALHRVAMVIEKLVVYPENMARNLALLGGLHNSQRVMLALTQAGVSREDAYRLVQRNAMAVWQSPPPRPSTALIDRLRADPDVTAKLDPKTLEGCFDDAHHFARVDEIFARVFG, via the coding sequence ATGATTCCACGTTATGCACGCCCCGACATGGTGGCGATTTGGGAGCCTGAGAGCCGCTACGGCATCTGGCTTGAGATCGAGACGCTCGCCATGGAGGCGATGGCGGAGTTGGGCACGATCCCAAAGAGTGCGGCGGTAGAGTATCGCGCCAAGGGCAAGTTCGACGTCGCCCGCATCGACGAGATCGAGCGCGAGGTGAAGCACGACGTGATCGCGTTTCTCACCAGCGTCGCCGAGCACGTCGGGCCGGAAAGCCGTTTTGCCCACCAAGGCATGACCTCAAGCGATGTGCTGGACACGTGCTTGGCCGTCCAGCTGGCACGCGCGAGTGATTTGCTCATCGCCGGCTGCGAACGCGTGATGGCTTCTCTTAAGAAGCGCGCGATCGAACACAAGATGACGCCGACGATCGGCCGCAGTCACGGCATCCACGCTGAGCCCACGACGTTCGGGCTGAAGCTAGCCGGCCACTACGCCGAGTTCGCACGCAATCTCGAGCGCTTGCACATGGCGCGCTTCGAGATCGCGACCTGCGCCATCTCCGGCGCCGTCGGCACCTTCGCGCAGATCGACCCGCGCGTTGAGGCTTATGTCGCCGAGAAGCTGGGGCTAGTCCCTGAGCCGGTCTCAACACAAGTCATCCCGCGCGATCGCCATGCGGCGTTTTTCGCGGCGCTCGGCGTTGTCGCCGCTGGGATCGAGCGGTTGGCGACTGAAGTGCGCCACTTGCAGCGCACCGAGGTGTTGGAAGCAGAGGAATTCTTCGAGCCCGGCCAAAAGGGTTCGTCGGCAATGCCGCACAAGCGCAACCCCGTGCTGACGGAAAACCTGTGCGGCCTGGCGCGACTGGTGCGCAGCGCGGTGACGCCGGCGATGGAAAACGTGGCGCTCTGGCATGAGCGCGATATCAGCCACTCCTCGGTCGAGCGCGGCATCGGCCCGGACGCCACGATCCATCTCGATTTTGCGCTGCACCGAGTGGCGATGGTGATTGAGAAGCTTGTCGTCTATCCCGAGAACATGGCGCGCAATCTGGCGCTGCTCGGCGGACTGCACAATTCGCAGCGTGTGATGCTCGCTCTGACGCAAGCCGGCGTGAGCCGCGAAGACGCCTATCGCCTGGTACAGCGCAACGCGATGGCGGTGTGGCAAAGCCCGCCGCCCCGGCCGAGCACAGCGCTGATCGATCGGCTGAGGGCGGACCCCGACGTCACCGCCAAGCTTGACCCCAAGACGCTCGAAGGCTGCTTCGACGATGCACATCACTTTGCGCGCGTCGATGAGATCTTCGCGCGCGTTTTCGGCTAG